From the Vibrio metoecus genome, one window contains:
- a CDS encoding Lrp/AsnC family transcriptional regulator, producing MLDKIDRQILAILQQDCTVSLNELAEAVNLTTTPCWKRLKKMEEGGVIRERVALLDAQALELSFTAFVMVTTNNHSHEWYCRFVTAVEEFPEVMEFYRMAGEYDYMMKVQVKDMQCFDQFYKKLVNSIEGLNKVTSTFAMESLKYTTQLPL from the coding sequence TTGCTCGACAAAATTGATCGGCAAATCTTGGCAATTTTGCAACAAGACTGCACCGTGTCACTCAATGAATTAGCCGAAGCGGTGAACTTAACCACTACACCTTGCTGGAAGCGCTTGAAAAAAATGGAAGAGGGTGGAGTGATTCGCGAGCGGGTAGCACTGCTGGATGCTCAAGCCCTCGAACTTTCTTTCACGGCGTTTGTGATGGTGACCACCAATAACCACTCCCATGAATGGTATTGCCGCTTTGTGACTGCCGTGGAAGAGTTTCCTGAAGTGATGGAGTTTTATCGAATGGCTGGTGAGTACGACTACATGATGAAAGTGCAGGTGAAAGACATGCAGTGTTTTGATCAGTTTTACAAAAAATTGGTTAACAGCATTGAGGGTCTGAACAAAGTGACCTCCACCTTTGCGATGGAGTCACTGAAATACACCACTCAATTGCCTCTGTGA
- the tesB gene encoding acyl-CoA thioesterase II, which produces MSKPLDELLSLLQLEKLEEGLYRGASENLGLPQVYGGQVIGQALSAARYTVESDRTVHSFHSYFLYPGDPEKPIIYDVENLRDGRSFSTRRVKAIQNGRPIFYLTASYHGDAPGFEHQKTMPEVPGPENFASESELAAQIAHFLPEKLQKAFCGEKPIEMRPVTVINPLKPQKAEPKQYLWIRANGNMPEDQLIHQYLLAYASDWGFLVTALHPHGVSLMTPKFQVATIDHSIWFHRPFKMDDWLLYAIESPTASNTRGLVRGEIYDRQGNLVATAVQEGVMRFLD; this is translated from the coding sequence ATGAGTAAACCGTTAGACGAACTATTAAGTCTGCTGCAATTGGAGAAACTGGAAGAGGGACTTTATCGGGGTGCCAGCGAAAATTTGGGTCTTCCTCAAGTGTATGGTGGGCAGGTGATCGGTCAAGCACTGTCTGCGGCACGTTACACGGTAGAATCTGACCGCACCGTTCACTCTTTCCACAGCTATTTTCTCTATCCTGGCGATCCAGAAAAGCCGATCATTTACGATGTGGAAAACTTGCGTGATGGTAGAAGTTTCAGCACTCGCCGCGTTAAAGCGATTCAAAATGGTCGCCCTATTTTCTATTTAACCGCCTCTTATCATGGTGATGCACCCGGTTTTGAACACCAGAAAACTATGCCTGAGGTACCAGGGCCTGAAAATTTTGCTTCGGAATCCGAATTGGCGGCACAAATTGCCCATTTCCTACCAGAAAAATTGCAGAAAGCGTTCTGTGGTGAAAAGCCAATTGAGATGCGTCCAGTCACAGTCATCAATCCATTGAAACCACAAAAAGCAGAGCCGAAACAGTATTTGTGGATCCGCGCCAATGGCAACATGCCGGAAGATCAGCTCATCCATCAATACCTGCTCGCTTATGCTTCTGACTGGGGATTTTTGGTCACCGCCTTACATCCCCATGGTGTTTCTTTGATGACCCCGAAATTCCAAGTGGCCACTATTGATCACTCCATCTGGTTCCACCGCCCATTTAAGATGGATGACTGGTTGCTGTATGCCATCGAAAGCCCAACAGCGAGCAATACACGCGGTTTAGTACGTGGCGAGATTTATGACCGCCAAGGCAACCTTGTAGCCACGGCGGTGCAAGAAGGCGTGATGCGTTTTCTTGACTAA
- a CDS encoding GGDEF domain-containing protein, whose protein sequence is MLCNVFCRFVLLLLGWLVISANGLAAPQSYVVATEADDVVTRVLFDSIAYHFNLEIEYVNYPSFNHILMAIESGQADFAANVTYTEPRAQRFDFSSPTNIEYTYLYSYGGLRLNETRMLGIPKGTIYGDLVRQHYPYIQQIEYQGHEEAAALLESRRVDGVVDAINQLKPMLLKGLDAQLLNDQVPIQPVSIISPKGKHLQLLNDIQQYAHSAYVQRLLRESIQRYQFDIRKQALRQAVVDSGLNVQRVLRVKLENNPQYALYQPDGSVRGISADVVFQACDMLLLKCELVSHGQETWESMFADLQEKKIDILAPVTISPQRKNFTYFSESYYHPEAILVKREHYKDDVYSNVSELVTERIGVINDDFFEELLQQMLPNKKLFTYSNQQEKLQALLNKDVDYIVLNRANFNQLLRESKEMLPIVEDTMIGAFYQYDIAIGFSKNPLGATLAPLFSRAIKMLNTEQIIHTYDYQPNWRATLLAEKKYQRSTQWLFALALLALFMVAFYLHGISHTDNLTKLRNRRALYNRYQRGLSPRLTLVYLDVNKFKLINDQYGHEVGDKVLKQLSQRIENVWRGRSYRIGGDEFILIGECSAARLEYVQAQCERFMFVDAERDVSFEVSVAIGVAKNRERTQSLNDVMHQADIEMYRAKAESAQQPFQSDPKVKRLHII, encoded by the coding sequence ATGCTGTGTAATGTATTTTGTCGCTTTGTCTTGCTCCTCCTCGGATGGCTTGTAATTTCAGCGAACGGCTTGGCCGCGCCTCAATCTTATGTTGTTGCGACAGAGGCAGATGATGTGGTGACGCGAGTATTGTTTGACTCGATCGCGTACCATTTCAACCTTGAGATTGAGTACGTCAACTATCCCAGTTTTAACCATATCTTGATGGCAATAGAATCCGGTCAGGCCGATTTTGCCGCCAACGTAACCTACACGGAGCCGCGTGCTCAACGGTTTGATTTTTCAAGTCCCACTAATATTGAGTACACCTATCTCTACAGTTATGGTGGGCTACGCCTCAACGAAACTCGCATGCTCGGCATACCGAAAGGAACGATTTATGGTGATTTAGTTCGTCAACACTATCCCTATATCCAGCAAATTGAATACCAAGGCCATGAAGAAGCGGCCGCTCTGTTAGAAAGTCGTCGTGTGGATGGGGTCGTGGATGCGATCAATCAACTAAAACCGATGTTACTCAAGGGGTTGGATGCACAGCTGCTGAATGATCAAGTTCCGATTCAGCCGGTATCGATCATTTCTCCCAAAGGTAAACACCTGCAGCTATTGAACGACATTCAGCAATACGCGCATTCTGCTTATGTTCAACGTTTGTTACGTGAATCGATACAACGATACCAGTTTGATATCCGCAAACAGGCGCTACGCCAAGCGGTTGTGGATAGTGGGCTCAACGTGCAGCGTGTATTGCGCGTTAAACTGGAAAACAACCCTCAATATGCACTTTACCAGCCAGATGGTTCTGTACGCGGGATCAGTGCTGATGTTGTATTTCAGGCCTGTGACATGTTGCTGCTCAAATGTGAATTGGTGAGTCATGGTCAAGAAACATGGGAGAGCATGTTTGCCGATTTACAAGAGAAAAAAATCGATATTCTTGCTCCGGTAACCATTTCGCCACAGCGTAAAAATTTCACCTATTTCAGTGAGAGCTACTATCATCCAGAGGCGATTTTAGTCAAGCGAGAGCATTATAAAGATGATGTTTATAGCAATGTTTCTGAGCTTGTTACCGAACGAATTGGTGTCATCAATGACGACTTCTTCGAAGAATTACTTCAGCAGATGTTGCCCAACAAAAAGCTGTTTACTTACTCCAATCAGCAAGAAAAGTTACAAGCTTTATTAAACAAAGATGTCGATTATATCGTGCTCAATCGGGCGAACTTTAACCAGCTGCTTCGTGAGTCTAAAGAGATGCTGCCTATTGTGGAAGACACCATGATTGGCGCATTCTACCAGTATGATATTGCGATTGGATTTTCTAAAAATCCATTAGGTGCAACGCTTGCCCCTCTTTTCTCGCGAGCGATCAAAATGCTTAACACCGAACAAATTATCCATACCTACGATTATCAACCGAACTGGCGTGCCACGTTGCTTGCTGAAAAAAAATACCAACGTAGCACTCAGTGGTTGTTTGCCTTGGCATTATTAGCCTTATTCATGGTGGCTTTTTACCTGCATGGTATTTCACATACTGACAATTTAACCAAGCTACGCAACCGACGCGCCTTATATAATCGGTATCAACGTGGTTTATCGCCTCGATTGACGTTGGTGTATCTTGACGTCAATAAATTCAAATTGATCAATGATCAATACGGACATGAAGTGGGAGACAAGGTCTTAAAACAACTGTCACAGCGGATTGAGAATGTTTGGCGAGGTCGCAGTTATCGTATTGGTGGCGATGAATTTATCTTGATTGGTGAATGTTCAGCGGCACGCCTTGAGTATGTTCAAGCCCAATGTGAGCGTTTTATGTTTGTTGATGCGGAGCGCGACGTCAGCTTTGAAGTCTCTGTTGCCATTGGTGTTGCCAAGAACCGTGAACGAACGCAATCTCTCAACGATGTGATGCATCAAGCCGATATTGAGATGTATCGGGCGAAAGCCGAATCGGCACAACAACCATTTCAATCAGACCCCAAGGTAAAAAGATTACACATCATTTAG
- a CDS encoding YbaY family lipoprotein — MKKVLLVVLSVLFGSLLVGCQMNESAPKEQDKIQSITGSVAYRERIALPDNAVVTVYLQDVSLADAPATVIAKQNFITNGMQVPLEFNLAYDSSKIKASHSYSVSARIEVDGKLRFITDTHYGVITDTDATKQVQMMLVGVQSE; from the coding sequence ATGAAAAAGGTTCTACTTGTTGTTCTCTCTGTTCTGTTTGGTTCTTTACTCGTAGGTTGCCAAATGAATGAATCTGCCCCTAAAGAACAAGATAAAATTCAATCTATTACTGGGAGCGTTGCGTACCGCGAACGTATTGCTCTGCCTGATAATGCGGTAGTGACGGTTTATCTACAAGATGTCTCGTTAGCGGATGCGCCTGCAACCGTTATCGCAAAACAGAACTTTATCACTAATGGTATGCAAGTACCGCTAGAGTTCAACTTAGCGTATGACAGCAGCAAAATTAAAGCGAGCCACAGCTACAGTGTAAGTGCTCGCATTGAGGTGGATGGTAAATTGCGCTTTATCACCGATACCCATTACGGCGTGATCACCGATACGGATGCCACCAAACAAGTACAGATGATGCTCGTCGGCGTACAGAGCGAATAG
- a CDS encoding YciK family oxidoreductase: MNYSVSADALKEKVILVTGAGDGIGKQAAISFAAHGATVILLGRTVKKLEQTYDAIEAAGYPTPAIVPLDMKGASKQNYLDMVDTIEEQFGRLDGVLHNASLLGVLSPFDQIGEDSFDEVMQVNVKAQFLMTQALLPLLHKSADARIVFTSSTVGHIGRAFWATYAISKFATEGMMQILADELSDSTIRVNAINPGGTRTGMRAKAYPAEDADKLKTPLDIMPLYLYLMAPEGREVHGQCIDAQPKK; this comes from the coding sequence GTGAATTATTCAGTCTCAGCAGATGCCCTGAAAGAGAAAGTGATTTTAGTAACAGGTGCCGGCGACGGCATCGGTAAACAAGCGGCGATCAGCTTCGCGGCACATGGCGCTACCGTGATCCTCCTCGGTCGCACCGTGAAAAAGCTCGAACAAACTTATGATGCGATTGAAGCTGCAGGTTACCCTACACCCGCCATCGTTCCCCTAGATATGAAAGGCGCGAGCAAACAAAACTATCTGGATATGGTCGATACCATTGAAGAGCAGTTTGGCCGCTTGGATGGCGTTCTACACAACGCAAGCTTGCTTGGTGTGCTTAGCCCTTTTGATCAAATTGGCGAAGACAGCTTCGATGAAGTGATGCAAGTGAACGTGAAAGCACAGTTTCTAATGACTCAAGCACTGCTGCCTTTGCTGCATAAATCGGCCGATGCTCGAATTGTGTTTACCAGCTCAACCGTAGGCCACATTGGCCGCGCTTTCTGGGCGACTTACGCGATTTCTAAATTCGCCACCGAAGGCATGATGCAAATTCTGGCCGATGAGCTGAGCGACAGCACCATTCGTGTAAATGCAATTAACCCGGGTGGTACTCGTACCGGAATGCGCGCGAAAGCTTACCCAGCGGAAGATGCAGACAAATTAAAAACGCCACTCGACATCATGCCTCTCTATTTGTACCTAATGGCACCAGAAGGCCGTGAAGTTCATGGGCAATGTATCGACGCCCAACCGAAGAAATAA
- a CDS encoding TnsA endonuclease N-terminal domain-containing protein, producing MFDQTKKSSHVHNICKFMSLKNDAVVRTLSILEFDFCFHLEYNPNIKSFTSQPFGFHYLFNNRKCRYTPDFLAIGHNEQSTFFEVKHSSQILKPDFKERFEEKQRVALSEFNRRLVLVTEKQIRMGPTLDNFKLLHRYSGLRTVTEFQKRVLAFIQRKQMVKLQEVSLYFGLSEQDTLISTLPWISSGHVKTDLNTIGFGLETCVWC from the coding sequence ATGTTTGACCAAACTAAGAAATCATCTCACGTACACAACATCTGTAAGTTTATGAGCTTGAAGAATGATGCTGTTGTTCGCACTCTCTCCATTCTGGAGTTCGATTTCTGTTTTCACCTCGAATACAACCCAAACATCAAAAGTTTTACCTCTCAACCTTTTGGTTTCCACTATCTATTCAATAACCGTAAGTGTCGATATACCCCTGACTTTTTAGCAATAGGTCACAATGAGCAATCAACATTCTTCGAGGTCAAACACTCTAGCCAGATTCTTAAACCTGATTTTAAGGAGCGCTTTGAAGAGAAACAGAGAGTAGCGTTGAGTGAGTTCAACAGACGGTTAGTACTCGTTACTGAGAAGCAAATTAGGATGGGACCAACGCTAGATAACTTTAAGTTGTTACACCGCTACTCTGGATTGCGCACAGTGACCGAGTTTCAAAAGCGAGTTTTGGCTTTTATTCAACGCAAGCAAATGGTCAAGTTGCAAGAGGTGTCTTTGTATTTTGGTCTATCAGAGCAAGACACACTTATTTCTACTCTACCTTGGATTTCTTCGGGGCACGTTAAAACAGACCTCAACACGATTGGCTTTGGTCTAGAAACTTGCGTTTGGTGCTAA
- a CDS encoding Mu transposase C-terminal domain-containing protein: MPPDSNNIFGFFDEFEVSEEESQLLPKELILEPVEISSTIDSLPAKIQEEVLRRIKVITFVEKRLKGGWTEKNLNPILSLVESELQLTPPSWRTVATWKKSYSEAGREPWALIPKHTFKGNRQKEMDSQSLIDEAIQNVYLTRERLSVAEAYRYYKSRVIQMNRGIVEGKIKPIAERSFYNRINELPPYEVAIARFGKRYADREYRSVGQQVAATKPMEFVEIDHTPVPVILIDDELDIPLSRPYLTMLYDRFSKCIVGCSLNFREPSFDSVRKALLNSLLDKSWLKAKYPSIENEWPCHGKIDCLVVDNGAEFWSQSLEDSLRPLVSDIQYSQAAKPWRKSGIEKLFDQMNKGLVNALPGKTFTNPTQLQDYNPKKDAVVRVSVFLELLHKWIVDYYHMAPDSRKREIPYHKWHQSKWTPSYYDGAEKEQLRVELGLLRHRTIGVAGIRLHNLRYQSAELIEYRKYCTPNDGKKLFVKTKTDPSDISYIHVYLESEKKYIKVPAVDNSGYTNGLSLFEHQRIQKVRRLNTKDLADDEALADTFLYMKKRIQEETDRFRRVKSSKPNLPKTGNTSKLAKFNDVGSEGPSSINVTPVRLKSEVVSDASEYLDDDDFEDIEGY; encoded by the coding sequence ATGCCACCTGACTCTAATAATATATTTGGGTTCTTTGATGAGTTTGAAGTGTCAGAAGAAGAATCACAATTGCTCCCAAAAGAGCTAATTCTAGAACCCGTTGAAATATCATCGACCATAGATAGTTTGCCAGCAAAAATTCAGGAAGAGGTTCTTCGCCGCATAAAAGTGATTACCTTTGTAGAGAAGCGCTTGAAAGGTGGGTGGACAGAGAAAAACTTGAACCCCATCTTAAGTCTCGTTGAATCAGAATTACAGCTGACTCCCCCTAGTTGGCGGACTGTAGCAACTTGGAAAAAATCCTACTCTGAAGCAGGTAGAGAACCATGGGCACTTATTCCGAAGCATACGTTTAAGGGTAATCGCCAGAAAGAAATGGATTCGCAATCCTTGATTGACGAGGCAATTCAGAACGTATACCTGACACGTGAACGACTTAGTGTTGCAGAAGCATACCGATATTATAAGAGTCGAGTGATTCAAATGAATCGAGGGATTGTTGAAGGAAAAATCAAGCCAATTGCCGAACGCTCTTTTTACAATCGAATAAATGAGTTACCCCCTTATGAAGTGGCGATTGCGAGATTTGGTAAACGATATGCAGATCGGGAGTATCGCTCGGTTGGTCAGCAGGTAGCTGCAACTAAACCTATGGAGTTTGTTGAAATAGACCACACCCCAGTTCCAGTGATTTTGATTGATGATGAGCTAGATATTCCTTTGAGCCGCCCGTATTTGACGATGCTTTATGACCGTTTCAGTAAGTGCATTGTTGGTTGCAGTCTCAACTTTAGAGAGCCAAGCTTTGACTCTGTTAGAAAGGCTCTGTTGAATTCACTTTTGGATAAAAGCTGGCTTAAAGCAAAGTATCCATCGATTGAGAATGAGTGGCCTTGCCACGGTAAGATTGATTGCTTGGTCGTCGATAACGGTGCCGAGTTTTGGAGTCAAAGCTTGGAAGATTCGTTACGGCCTTTGGTGTCCGACATTCAATACAGTCAAGCAGCGAAGCCTTGGCGAAAGTCAGGGATCGAAAAGTTGTTCGATCAAATGAATAAAGGGTTAGTTAACGCTCTGCCTGGAAAAACCTTCACCAATCCTACTCAACTACAAGATTACAATCCAAAGAAGGATGCGGTGGTCAGGGTATCGGTATTTCTTGAATTACTCCATAAATGGATTGTCGACTATTACCACATGGCACCAGATTCTAGAAAGCGTGAGATTCCATACCACAAGTGGCACCAATCGAAATGGACGCCTTCTTACTATGATGGTGCTGAGAAGGAGCAACTCAGAGTAGAGTTAGGATTGCTTAGACACAGGACGATTGGAGTGGCAGGGATCAGGCTGCATAACTTACGCTATCAGTCCGCCGAGCTTATTGAATACCGGAAATATTGCACACCTAATGATGGCAAAAAGCTCTTTGTTAAAACCAAAACAGATCCTTCCGATATCAGCTACATCCATGTTTATCTAGAATCAGAAAAGAAGTACATAAAAGTTCCAGCGGTAGACAACAGCGGATATACAAACGGCCTTTCACTTTTTGAACACCAGCGCATACAAAAAGTACGCAGACTGAACACCAAGGATCTTGCTGATGATGAGGCTCTTGCGGATACATTTCTATATATGAAAAAACGTATCCAGGAAGAAACCGATAGATTCCGCCGTGTTAAAAGTAGCAAGCCCAACCTTCCTAAAACAGGTAACACGTCGAAACTAGCAAAGTTTAATGATGTTGGATCTGAGGGGCCAAGCTCAATCAACGTGACTCCTGTTAGGCTCAAATCTGAGGTTGTTTCCGATGCCTCAGAGTACTTAGATGACGATGATTTTGAAGATATTGAAGGGTATTAG
- a CDS encoding DNA base-flipping protein — MDQFLQQIFVVIHQIPVGKVSTYGAVAKMAGYPGYARHVGKALGNLPDGSQLPWYRVINSQGKISLQGNDFIRQQQRLLAEGIEVSEAGKISLRKYQWQP; from the coding sequence ATGGACCAGTTTTTACAACAGATCTTTGTCGTGATTCACCAAATTCCTGTTGGTAAGGTATCCACCTATGGTGCGGTTGCCAAAATGGCCGGTTATCCGGGCTACGCTCGGCATGTTGGTAAGGCACTTGGCAATCTGCCAGATGGCAGCCAACTACCTTGGTATCGAGTCATCAACAGCCAAGGGAAGATTTCATTGCAGGGAAACGATTTTATTCGCCAGCAACAACGTTTGTTGGCAGAGGGTATTGAGGTGAGCGAGGCAGGGAAAATATCGCTACGAAAATACCAATGGCAGCCCTAA
- the sohB gene encoding protease SohB, whose protein sequence is MEFLLDYGLFLAKIVTVVVALVAVLVVVKSLGGRSGTAKGELEITDLTEQHKETVERLESYLHDDAFLKARDKADKKKEKAEQKSREKSLKQAAKEGELESKREPHLFVLDFHGSIDAKEVASLREEVSAILAVAQAGDEVLLRLETGGGMVHGYGLASSQLDRIKAAGLPLTISVDKVAASGGYMMACIADKIVSAPFAIVGSIGVVAQLPNFHKLLKKNDIEFEQLTAGEYKRTLTMFGENTDKARDKFKLELEETHQLFKDFIREHRPALDLDKVATGEHWFGTQAKMLGLVDEIQTSDDLIVAACKSKTVLLLRYTQKKKLADKLAGVAGDAADNVLMKLISRGQRPLV, encoded by the coding sequence TTGGAGTTTTTGTTAGATTACGGCCTGTTTTTGGCCAAGATTGTGACTGTGGTAGTCGCGTTAGTGGCGGTGCTGGTCGTTGTTAAATCACTGGGTGGACGCAGTGGAACAGCCAAAGGTGAGCTGGAAATCACCGATCTGACTGAGCAGCACAAAGAGACTGTTGAACGTTTAGAATCTTATTTGCATGACGACGCGTTTTTAAAAGCGCGCGATAAAGCGGATAAGAAGAAAGAAAAAGCTGAGCAGAAAAGTCGTGAGAAATCACTCAAACAAGCGGCAAAAGAAGGCGAATTGGAAAGCAAACGCGAACCGCATCTGTTTGTGCTCGATTTTCATGGCAGCATTGATGCCAAAGAAGTCGCTTCACTGCGTGAAGAAGTGAGCGCGATTTTGGCGGTGGCACAAGCCGGTGATGAAGTATTACTGCGCTTGGAAACCGGTGGTGGCATGGTGCATGGTTACGGCTTGGCTTCCTCACAGCTTGATCGTATCAAAGCGGCTGGCTTACCGCTGACCATCTCAGTCGATAAAGTCGCGGCTAGCGGCGGTTATATGATGGCTTGTATCGCCGATAAAATCGTCAGTGCGCCATTTGCGATTGTCGGCTCAATTGGTGTAGTGGCTCAGTTACCGAACTTCCATAAACTACTGAAAAAGAACGATATCGAGTTTGAACAACTTACTGCGGGTGAATACAAACGTACGCTAACTATGTTTGGTGAAAACACCGATAAAGCGCGTGACAAGTTCAAATTAGAGCTCGAAGAAACGCATCAACTGTTTAAAGACTTTATTCGTGAGCATCGTCCTGCGTTGGATCTGGATAAAGTCGCTACGGGCGAACACTGGTTTGGTACACAGGCTAAAATGCTGGGTTTGGTGGATGAGATTCAGACTTCCGATGATTTGATTGTTGCCGCGTGCAAGAGCAAAACCGTACTTCTGCTGCGTTATACGCAAAAGAAAAAGCTGGCCGATAAATTGGCTGGGGTGGCGGGAGATGCCGCCGACAATGTGTTGATGAAACTGATCAGCCGAGGCCAACGTCCATTAGTGTAA
- a CDS encoding PLP-dependent cysteine synthase family protein — MCTDHQWINSAIRKIEADYQRSADTHLIKLDLPCVSGVDIYLKDESTHPTGSLKHRLARSLFLYGLCNGWIGPETTIIESSSGSTAVSEAYFARLLGLPFIAVMPKCTARKKIEQIQFYGGKAHLVDRSDQIYAESHRLAKELKGHYMDQFTYAERATDWRGNSNIADSIFSQMQMEEHPVPSWIVMSPGTGGTSATIGRFIRYQQHNTKLCVVDPENSVFYDYYRTRDAALTRNCGSKIEGIGRPRVEPSFIPDVVDEMRAIPDAASVATIYWLEKILGRKAGASTGTNLYGALQLACEMKRRGEQGSIVTLLCDSGERYLDTYYNPEWVKNNIGDLSEYLHKLETFSATGCLD, encoded by the coding sequence ATGTGTACTGACCATCAGTGGATTAACAGCGCAATTCGTAAAATTGAAGCAGACTATCAACGCTCTGCCGATACACACCTGATTAAACTCGATTTACCTTGCGTCTCTGGCGTCGATATCTATCTGAAAGATGAAAGTACCCACCCAACCGGTTCTCTCAAACACCGTTTAGCCCGTTCACTGTTTTTGTATGGCCTATGTAATGGCTGGATTGGGCCAGAAACCACGATTATTGAATCTTCTTCTGGCAGCACCGCGGTTTCTGAGGCTTACTTTGCCCGCTTGCTTGGCCTACCCTTTATTGCGGTGATGCCCAAATGCACGGCGCGTAAAAAAATCGAGCAGATTCAGTTCTATGGTGGCAAAGCACACCTTGTAGACCGCTCAGATCAGATTTACGCGGAATCTCACCGCCTAGCCAAAGAGCTGAAAGGCCATTATATGGATCAGTTCACTTACGCCGAACGAGCTACCGACTGGCGCGGCAACAGCAACATCGCTGATAGTATTTTCAGCCAAATGCAGATGGAAGAACACCCAGTTCCAAGTTGGATCGTCATGAGCCCAGGAACAGGCGGTACTTCTGCCACTATCGGCCGCTTCATTCGCTATCAGCAGCACAACACCAAACTGTGTGTGGTCGACCCTGAAAACTCGGTTTTCTATGACTACTACCGTACTCGTGATGCGGCATTAACCCGCAATTGTGGGAGCAAAATTGAAGGTATTGGCCGCCCAAGAGTCGAGCCAAGTTTTATTCCTGACGTAGTGGATGAAATGCGCGCCATTCCCGATGCCGCCAGTGTGGCCACCATTTACTGGTTGGAGAAAATTCTTGGCCGTAAAGCAGGTGCTTCTACAGGCACTAACCTGTATGGCGCACTGCAACTGGCGTGTGAAATGAAGCGTCGCGGCGAGCAAGGTTCGATCGTCACTCTACTGTGCGACAGCGGTGAACGTTACCTTGACACCTATTACAACCCTGAATGGGTGAAAAATAACATTGGTGACTTGAGCGAATACCTGCACAAATTGGAGACGTTTTCCGCTACAGGCTGTTTGGATTAA